One Thauera sp. K11 DNA window includes the following coding sequences:
- a CDS encoding TIGR03016 family PEP-CTERM system-associated outer membrane protein, with amino-acid sequence MDMAPRAASRRPDAGRRPALPLLAAAVMLGSGAAAAQTTIVSPTFDARLTWTDNASASGLGGFGGLGGGRSDRRGADWILELSPGISMSRDSGRLSGTLSANFRNLMYASSADDNTSYLALAGNGTFEAIEDMLFIDADASISRNNLSVFSTRGPNDELDVSSDNETRVFSLSPRFQFRIGNDTRGSLQYRWRWADSGASRLADQNESQWSAQISNTQITGIFGLGLDYNRSSGDSDNASGALGGGPGSGSGLRGGKTREIARATLYAKVTPEFRLRGIVGRESNDYGSRGEQSSTVTGGGFDWNPTNRTAISGTVERRIFGRGYDFSFQHRLARTTLFASFRRDIQSSLDLVAGGGLLDPLFQPLFNDPLLVALYRDPLVRRDAVLLLLRRLRGDVLTNAYFVSRDFSGGVTYSLPRGVLSLTLSRSENTRLGSAEGLGPVDDFRNFNDVKSKTVTLSYSHRLTPQTSLSTSVSRSNSEGSGAAAADSQRTSFVIGLSSSLGPKTSGSLQYRHQRSDGDSFGSGTNDFTENAVTASVGMRF; translated from the coding sequence ATGGATATGGCGCCGAGGGCGGCCAGCAGGCGGCCTGACGCCGGGCGCCGGCCCGCGCTGCCGCTGCTGGCGGCGGCGGTGATGCTCGGCTCCGGCGCCGCCGCCGCGCAGACCACCATCGTCAGCCCGACGTTCGACGCCCGCCTGACATGGACCGACAACGCCAGCGCTTCCGGGCTCGGCGGGTTCGGTGGTCTGGGCGGGGGCCGCAGCGATCGCCGCGGCGCGGACTGGATCCTCGAACTGTCGCCCGGCATCTCGATGTCGCGCGACAGCGGGCGCCTGAGCGGCACGCTGAGCGCGAACTTCCGCAACCTGATGTATGCGAGCAGCGCCGACGACAATACGTCCTATCTCGCGCTCGCCGGCAACGGGACGTTCGAGGCCATTGAGGACATGCTCTTCATCGATGCCGATGCGTCGATCAGCCGCAACAACCTCTCGGTCTTCTCGACGCGCGGTCCGAACGACGAACTCGACGTGAGTTCGGACAACGAGACGCGCGTCTTCTCGCTGTCGCCGCGTTTCCAGTTCCGCATCGGCAACGACACCCGCGGCTCGCTGCAGTATCGCTGGCGCTGGGCGGATTCGGGCGCCTCCCGGCTTGCCGACCAGAACGAGAGCCAGTGGTCGGCGCAGATCTCCAATACGCAGATCACCGGCATCTTCGGGCTGGGCCTCGACTACAACCGCAGCTCGGGCGACTCCGACAACGCGTCCGGGGCGCTGGGCGGCGGTCCGGGCTCGGGTTCCGGGCTGCGCGGCGGCAAGACCCGCGAGATCGCCCGCGCCACGCTGTACGCCAAGGTCACGCCCGAATTCCGCCTGCGCGGCATCGTCGGCCGCGAATCGAACGACTACGGCAGCCGGGGCGAGCAGAGCAGCACGGTCACCGGCGGCGGCTTCGACTGGAATCCGACCAACCGCACCGCGATCTCCGGCACCGTCGAGCGGCGCATCTTCGGCCGCGGCTACGATTTCAGCTTCCAGCACCGGCTCGCGCGCACGACCCTGTTCGCGAGCTTCCGGCGCGACATCCAGTCGTCGCTGGATCTGGTCGCCGGCGGCGGCCTGCTCGACCCGTTGTTCCAGCCCCTGTTCAACGATCCCCTGCTGGTCGCGCTCTATCGCGACCCGCTGGTCCGGCGCGACGCGGTGCTGCTGCTCCTGCGGCGCCTGCGGGGCGACGTGCTGACCAACGCCTATTTCGTGAGCCGCGATTTCTCCGGCGGCGTCACCTACAGCCTGCCGCGCGGCGTGCTGTCGCTGACGCTCAGCCGCTCCGAGAATACGCGCCTGGGCTCGGCCGAGGGGCTCGGTCCGGTCGATGACTTCCGCAACTTCAACGACGTGAAGTCGAAGACGGTGACGCTCTCCTACAGCCATCGGCTGACGCCGCAGACCTCCCTGAGCACCTCGGTGAGCCGCTCGAATTCCGAGGGCAGCGGGGCGGCCGCGGCCGATTCGCAACGGACGTCGTTCGTGATCGGCCTGAGTTCCAGCCTCGGACCGAAGACCAGCGGTTCGCTGCAGTATCGCCATCAGCGCTCCGACGGCGACAGCTTCGGCTCCGGAACCAACGATTTCACCGAAAACGCGGTCACCGCCAGCGTTGGCATGCGTTTCTGA
- a CDS encoding XrtA/PEP-CTERM system-associated ATPase, with protein MYESFFKLRGKPFQLNPDPAFFFGSRGHRRAMAYLEYGLHQSEGFIVITGEIGAGKTTIVRSLLEHLDPGKVVAANLVSTQVDAKDILRMVAAAFGLPNRSLDKAGLLLALETFLVSVTAAGKRALLIVDEAQNLTADAVEELRMLSNFQLEDHALLQSFLIGQPEFRDMMQGTEMQQLRQRVIASYHLGPLDAEETRAYIEHRLGHVGWDGDPIFAPDAYTAIYGHTGGIPRRINTLCDRLLLAAFLAERHSIDEADVRAVIAELDEEFAAREGRTDARPLLRDAVSGAGAGLNVPEIRFDDLALDRLRVTPEMAEQVAGMAASFDVQRIEARLAGLEQSMSATLNVLNQLLLAVRRDGPIEEESR; from the coding sequence ATGTACGAATCCTTCTTCAAGCTCCGCGGCAAACCCTTCCAGCTCAACCCCGATCCGGCGTTTTTCTTCGGCAGTCGCGGGCACAGGAGGGCGATGGCCTACCTGGAATACGGACTGCACCAGAGCGAGGGCTTCATCGTCATCACCGGCGAGATCGGTGCCGGCAAGACCACGATCGTGCGCAGCCTGCTCGAGCATCTGGACCCCGGCAAGGTGGTCGCGGCCAACCTCGTCAGCACCCAGGTCGACGCCAAGGACATCCTGCGCATGGTCGCGGCCGCGTTCGGCCTGCCCAACCGCTCGCTCGACAAGGCGGGGCTGCTGCTCGCGCTCGAAACCTTCCTCGTTTCGGTCACCGCCGCGGGCAAGCGGGCGCTGCTGATCGTCGACGAGGCGCAGAACCTGACCGCCGACGCGGTCGAGGAATTGCGCATGCTGTCGAACTTCCAGCTCGAGGATCATGCACTGCTGCAGAGCTTCCTGATCGGCCAGCCCGAGTTCCGCGACATGATGCAGGGCACCGAGATGCAGCAGTTGCGCCAGCGCGTCATCGCCTCCTACCACCTGGGCCCGCTGGACGCCGAAGAAACGCGCGCCTACATCGAGCACCGCCTCGGCCACGTCGGCTGGGACGGCGACCCGATCTTCGCGCCCGACGCGTACACCGCCATCTACGGCCACACCGGGGGCATCCCGCGCCGCATCAACACCTTGTGCGACCGCCTGCTGCTCGCTGCCTTCCTCGCCGAGCGCCATTCGATCGACGAGGCGGACGTCCGCGCCGTCATCGCCGAACTCGACGAGGAATTCGCCGCGCGCGAGGGCCGGACGGATGCCCGGCCGCTCCTGCGCGATGCCGTTTCGGGCGCCGGTGCCGGCCTCAACGTGCCCGAGATCCGCTTCGACGATCTCGCGCTCGATCGCCTGAGGGTCACGCCCGAGATGGCCGAGCAGGTCGCCGGCATGGCCGCCAGCTTCGACGTGCAGCGCATCGAAGCGCGGCTGGCCGGACTCGAGCAGTCCATGTCCGCCACGCTGAACGTGCTCAACCAGCTCTTGCTGGCCGTGCGCCGCGATGGCCCGATCGAGGAGGAGTCGCGATGA